AATCCAACGAAAAATCAAGTAGCACTGACTTTTGATGATGGACCAGATATCCGGTTTACTCCCCAGGTGCTTGACGTTTTAGCAAAACATGATGTGAAAGCAACCTTTTTCCTGATTGGCGCGAGAGCAAAAGCGCATCGAGATATCACGAAACGAATTCATGATGAGGGGCATGCTATTGGAAACCACACATATTGGCATCCAAATTTACCGAAAGAGAGTTTAGAAAGGTTAAGATGGGAATTGACAGAAACGGAACAGGTTATCGAGGATATAATTGGTTTTAAACCGCGTCTTTTTCGCTCTCCATATGGTGCTTTAAACGAAGAGATAGTAAAGACGTTGGGTGAAATGAATCATACAGTTATTGGATGGGATGTTGATTCCGTTGACTGGAAACTACCTGGCGCTGACATGGTAGCAGATAATGTTCTTAGCAATGTTGGTTTTGGATCTATTATATTAATGCATGATGGTGGCGATTGGTCGATGGATTTATCTGGAACAGTAGAAGGACTGGATAGAATCATTTCAAAACTGAAGGAAGATGGAACCAAGTTTGTCACGTTACCGGAACTAATTGGAATACCTGAGACGAAATAAAAAACTGGCTAGTTGTACAATCAACTTAGCCGCCTAAAATTAGACAATAAATAGCCATTATAAAGTTTCGTGTATCATTGAAGTTACTAGACCAACAATGTGGGGAAGTTTTATAATGGCACATACCAACATACAAAACCGTAAATATAACCACCTATTGGTTGGTTATTGGTTGACGGTGAAATTGCTGCTATAGAAATTGAGTCCATTCTAAGAAAAAGGATTGTTCCATCTTTGAAACCTCAGCCGTTTAACGAATATTTTCGTGACTGGCTTACCGATTAAATGGCCGGATTGTTGAAGACAGTTCTTACTGAATATCAATCAATTTTGTACAATAAGTATGAACTTTATAATTGTTAAAATTACTCCGAAGTAGATTAGAAAATCTCCTCCAAAACTTCTATCGATTTCAATATATGATCCAGCAAATCTGCAATATACGCCATGTGTTTCTCGTTTATTTTTGATTTGATTGTCATATCTATGCTATTACACTTTAAAAACTGGGAGAAATTACAGAAACAAGGCCGATTTAATGTGTAACTTTAGAAAATGATTGCGGAATTCCCAGTCAGTTAACTTCATATGTTTATTGTACATATGAA
This genomic window from Sporosarcina sp. Marseille-Q4063 contains:
- a CDS encoding polysaccharide deacetylase family protein — its product is MNKGIAKLLSISLLCIFLIACQNTKQMDNNSSPPSSDHIKYNQEGDIRDDQPQLEGGSERDVREPHPVSNDKLQKEYPNILVLHGNPTKNQVALTFDDGPDIRFTPQVLDVLAKHDVKATFFLIGARAKAHRDITKRIHDEGHAIGNHTYWHPNLPKESLERLRWELTETEQVIEDIIGFKPRLFRSPYGALNEEIVKTLGEMNHTVIGWDVDSVDWKLPGADMVADNVLSNVGFGSIILMHDGGDWSMDLSGTVEGLDRIISKLKEDGTKFVTLPELIGIPETK